A stretch of Castanea sativa cultivar Marrone di Chiusa Pesio chromosome 2, ASM4071231v1 DNA encodes these proteins:
- the LOC142624512 gene encoding multiple organellar RNA editing factor 2, chloroplastic-like: MALTLARALSSATLRHPSSLSKRVLSTITQPPPIPTTLFLSRRRPLAPLSAAAIPSTAATRFTSIRCRVNRSGNSAYSPLNSGSNFSDRPPTEMAPLFPGCDYEHWLIVMDKPGGEGATKQQMIDCYIQTLAKVVGSEDEAKKKIYNVSCERYFGFGCEIDEETSNKLEGLPGVLFVLPDSYVDPEYKDYGAELFVNGEIVQRSPERQRRVEPQPQRAQDRPRYNDRTRYVRRRENMR; the protein is encoded by the exons ATGGCTCTAACCCTAGCGAGAGCCCTCTCCTCCGCCACACTCCGCCACCCAAGCAGTCTATCGAAGCGCGTTCTGTCCACAATCACCCAGCCTCCTCCCATCCCCACCACCCTCTTCCTCTCTCGCAGAAGACCCCTCGCTCCTCTCTCCGCCGCCGCTATCCCCTCCACCGCCGCAACCCGGTTCACCTCAATCCGATGCCGCGTGAACCGCTCCGGCAACTCGGCCTACTCCCCACTCAACTCGGGCTCCAACTTCAGCGACCGCCCACCCACCGAAATGGCCCCACTCTTCCCTGGCTGCGACTACGAGCATTGGCTCATCGTCATGGACAAGCCTGGCGGCGAAGGCGCCACCAAACAACAAATGATCGATTGTTATATCCAGACACTCGCTAAAGTTGTTGGAAG TGAGGACGAAGCGAAGAAGAAGATTTACAATGTGTCGTGCGAGAGGTATTTTGGGTTTGGCTGTGAAATTGACGAGGAGACCTCTAATAAGCTTGAAG GCTTACCTGGAGTTCTGTTTGTGCTTCCTGATTCTTATGTGGATCCTGAATATAAGGACTATGGGG CTGAATTGTTTGTGAATGGGGAGATTGTTCAAAGGTCACCTGAAAGACAGAGGAGGGTGGAGCCACAGCCACAGAGAGCTCAAGACAGACCAAGATACAATGACAGAACTCGGTATGTGCGTCGTAGAGAAAATATGCGGTGA